From a single Calothrix sp. NIES-2098 genomic region:
- a CDS encoding putative PilT protein encodes MLDAIIILSFILAAAGIGFYSIELLPNGSLDRVTNLEALRLVVAVFAAIIGGAVGLSFQTTYRRLEAQVKEMPLEAILTRAIGLVIGLLLANLMLAPLFLLPIPPDFSFIKPLVAVVGSIILAVTGMNLADTHGRGLLRFINPNTVETMVAEGTLKPANTKVLDTSCIIDGRIESLLETGFLEGQIIVPQFVLQELQQVADASKDQKRVRGRRGLEILNRIKEAYPDRILINPSDYEDIPTVDAKLVRFAQEINGTLLTNDYNLSKVASVQKVPVLNVNDLVNAVRPTYLPGDNLDLKILKEGKEPSQGIGYLDDGTMVVVEEGSSYVGGELRVVVTSALQTSAGRMIFAKPQASALA; translated from the coding sequence ATGCTTGATGCAATTATTATTCTCTCATTTATCCTAGCAGCAGCGGGTATAGGGTTCTATAGCATAGAACTACTACCCAATGGTTCGCTAGACAGGGTAACAAACCTAGAAGCTTTACGCTTAGTTGTTGCCGTTTTTGCCGCTATTATTGGCGGTGCAGTGGGACTGAGTTTCCAAACGACATATCGACGTTTAGAAGCACAAGTCAAAGAAATGCCTCTGGAAGCGATCTTAACGCGAGCGATCGGTTTAGTGATTGGGCTATTATTAGCCAACTTGATGCTAGCCCCGCTATTTTTGCTACCTATTCCCCCTGATTTTAGTTTTATTAAGCCTTTAGTGGCTGTTGTCGGTAGTATTATACTGGCTGTCACGGGCATGAATTTGGCTGACACTCACGGGCGAGGTTTGTTGCGATTTATTAATCCCAACACTGTCGAAACGATGGTAGCGGAAGGGACTCTCAAACCTGCCAATACTAAAGTTTTAGATACTAGCTGTATTATTGATGGTCGTATTGAATCACTTTTAGAAACTGGGTTTCTCGAAGGACAAATTATCGTACCGCAGTTTGTCTTGCAAGAATTACAGCAAGTAGCCGATGCTAGTAAAGACCAAAAGCGGGTGCGGGGAAGGCGAGGCTTAGAAATTCTCAACCGCATTAAAGAAGCTTATCCCGATCGCATCCTCATCAACCCATCTGACTACGAAGATATTCCCACAGTAGATGCGAAGTTAGTGCGATTCGCTCAAGAAATCAACGGTACGCTGCTAACTAACGACTACAATTTATCAAAAGTTGCTAGCGTGCAGAAAGTACCAGTATTGAATGTCAATGATTTAGTTAACGCTGTTCGTCCTACCTATTTACCTGGCGATAATCTTGATTTGAAGATTCTCAAAGAAGGCAAAGAACCCAGCCAGGGAATCGGTTATCTAGATGATGGCACAATGGTTGTTGTCGAGGAAGGTAGCAGTTATGTAGGCGGGGAACTGCGAGTAGTAGTCACCAGTGCTTTGCAAACTTCCGCCGGACGCATGATTTTTGCTAAACCTCAGGCTTCAGCATTGGCATAA
- a CDS encoding glyoxalase/bleomycin resistance protein/dioxygenase codes for MKINGIHHIAIICSDYERSKKFYVEVLGFPIIQETFRDRRNSYKLDLRVGENSQIELFSFPNPPQRPSTPEACGLRHLAFAVDDIEQTVIDLQSQGIEVENIRIDEITGNKFTFFKDPDNLPLEIYEY; via the coding sequence ATGAAAATCAATGGCATTCATCATATAGCTATCATTTGTTCTGACTATGAACGCTCAAAAAAATTTTATGTAGAGGTTTTAGGGTTTCCGATTATTCAAGAGACTTTTCGCGATCGCAGAAATTCTTATAAATTAGATTTACGAGTTGGCGAAAATAGCCAAATTGAGTTATTCTCTTTTCCCAATCCTCCCCAAAGACCTAGTACGCCCGAAGCTTGCGGTTTAAGACATCTTGCATTTGCTGTTGATGATATTGAGCAAACTGTTATTGACTTACAATCGCAAGGTATAGAAGTAGAAAATATTAGAATTGATGAAATTACAGGTAATAAGTTTACTTTCTTTAAAGATCCAGATAACTTGCCATTAGAAATTTATGAGTATTAG
- a CDS encoding von Willebrand factor type A has product MKVKLLSVLNDSNVDVAQAASQRQLGISISAIAGEFDSNLPLNLCLILDKSGSMHGQPINTVIQAVEGLLDRLKPGDRISVVAFAGSAEVIIPNQVVQDIESIKSQIKNKLSASGGTVIAEGLALGITELMKGTKGAVSQAFLLTDGHGESSLRIWKWELGPDDNKRCLELAHKATKFNLTLNTLGFGTNWNSDLLEKIADAGGGTLAYIEHPEQAVDEFSRLFRRVQSVGLTNAYLLLSLMPNVRLAELKPIAQVAPDTIELPVEQEADGRFVVRLGDLMQDVERVVLANIYLGNLAEGRQEIGHVQIRYDDPSVDRQGLVSAIAPVYADVVRVYQPNPNPQVQQSILALAKYRQTQLAEAKLQQGDLIGAATMLQTAAKTALQIGDKGAATVLQTSATRLQAGEELSEADRKKTRIVSKTILQE; this is encoded by the coding sequence ATGAAAGTAAAATTACTGTCGGTGCTGAATGATAGTAATGTTGATGTGGCGCAAGCGGCTAGCCAGCGTCAACTGGGCATTTCCATTTCTGCAATTGCTGGGGAATTTGATAGCAATTTGCCACTCAACTTATGCTTGATTCTCGATAAAAGTGGTTCCATGCATGGACAACCCATCAACACCGTGATTCAAGCAGTAGAAGGATTACTCGATCGACTAAAACCAGGCGATCGCATTTCGGTTGTCGCCTTTGCTGGTTCAGCTGAAGTGATTATCCCCAACCAGGTAGTTCAAGACATCGAAAGCATTAAATCACAAATTAAAAACAAACTTAGCGCTAGCGGTGGCACAGTAATTGCTGAAGGTTTGGCGCTGGGAATTACAGAACTGATGAAGGGTACAAAAGGTGCTGTTTCCCAGGCGTTTTTGCTGACAGATGGACATGGTGAAAGCAGCTTGCGAATTTGGAAATGGGAGTTAGGGCCAGATGACAACAAACGCTGTCTAGAACTTGCCCATAAGGCTACTAAGTTCAACTTGACTCTCAACACCTTAGGATTTGGGACGAATTGGAACTCTGATTTACTAGAAAAAATTGCCGATGCTGGTGGTGGAACTCTAGCTTATATCGAGCATCCCGAACAAGCAGTAGATGAATTTAGCCGTTTATTTAGACGGGTTCAGTCTGTAGGGCTAACTAATGCCTACTTGCTATTGTCCTTAATGCCAAATGTCCGGCTAGCGGAACTCAAACCGATTGCCCAAGTAGCCCCAGATACAATTGAGTTACCAGTGGAACAAGAAGCCGATGGACGCTTTGTTGTGCGCTTGGGAGACTTGATGCAAGATGTGGAACGGGTAGTTTTAGCCAATATTTATCTAGGCAATTTAGCTGAAGGTAGACAAGAGATCGGCCACGTGCAAATTCGTTATGACGATCCATCTGTAGATAGACAAGGCTTAGTTTCGGCGATCGCACCTGTGTATGCAGATGTGGTTCGCGTTTACCAGCCAAATCCCAATCCCCAGGTACAGCAGTCGATTTTAGCATTAGCTAAGTATCGCCAAACTCAATTAGCAGAAGCAAAATTACAACAGGGCGATCTTATCGGTGCTGCAACCATGCTGCAAACAGCCGCTAAAACCGCCCTCCAAATAGGAGATAAAGGTGCAGCCACAGTCTTACAAACTTCTGCCACCCGCTTGCAAGCTGGTGAAGAACTGTCAGAAGCCGACCGCAAGAAAACTAGAATTGTATCCAAGACGATTTTACAAGAATAA
- a CDS encoding von Willebrand factor type A, with protein MKVNLQPVLNDSNLDAHQPNSQRQLSLSISAIGEILDRNVPLNLCLILDHSGSMNGRPLETVKQAAIRLVDRLNPGDRLSVVVFDHRAKVLVPNQVIEDREQIKKQISRLSADGGTAIDEGLRLGIEELAKGKKDTVSQVFLLTDGENEHGDNDRCLKFAQLAANYNLTLNTLGFGDNWNQDILEKIADAGLGTLSYIQNPDRVVEEFSRLFNRIQTIGLTNAYLLFSLMPNVRLAELKPIAQVSPDTIELPVQPEADGRFAVRLGDLMKDVERVILANIYLGQLPEGKQAIANVQVRYDDPANNQTKLFTPNIPVYVNVTKVYQPAANTEVQQSILALAKYRQTQLAEAKLQQGDRAGAATMLQTAAKTALQMGDTGAATVLQTSATRLQAGEELSESDRKKTRIVSKTVLQDTPRQ; from the coding sequence ATGAAAGTTAACTTACAGCCAGTCCTGAATGATAGTAATTTAGATGCCCATCAACCGAACAGTCAGCGTCAATTATCGCTTTCGATTTCGGCAATCGGTGAAATTTTGGATCGCAATGTCCCACTTAATTTATGTTTAATTCTCGATCATAGTGGTTCGATGAATGGGCGACCGCTAGAAACTGTCAAGCAAGCTGCAATTCGTTTGGTTGATAGGCTAAATCCTGGCGATCGCTTGAGTGTTGTGGTGTTCGATCACCGGGCTAAAGTCTTAGTACCCAATCAAGTAATTGAAGATCGAGAACAGATCAAAAAGCAAATTAGCCGCTTGAGTGCTGATGGTGGGACGGCAATTGATGAAGGTTTGCGATTGGGCATTGAAGAGTTAGCTAAAGGGAAAAAAGACACTGTTTCTCAAGTCTTTTTATTAACTGATGGCGAGAACGAACATGGTGATAACGATCGCTGTTTAAAATTTGCGCAATTGGCTGCTAACTATAACTTGACTTTAAATACTTTGGGATTTGGTGACAACTGGAATCAAGATATTTTAGAAAAAATTGCTGATGCTGGCTTGGGTACGCTGTCTTACATTCAAAATCCCGATCGCGTAGTGGAGGAGTTTAGCCGCCTGTTTAACAGAATTCAAACAATTGGCTTGACTAATGCTTATCTGCTATTCTCCCTGATGCCCAATGTCCGATTGGCGGAACTCAAACCGATTGCCCAAGTTTCTCCCGATACGATTGAGTTACCCGTGCAACCAGAAGCAGATGGACGGTTTGCCGTGCGTTTGGGAGACTTAATGAAGGATGTGGAACGGGTGATTTTAGCTAATATTTATTTGGGACAATTGCCCGAAGGTAAACAAGCGATCGCAAACGTGCAAGTCCGCTACGATGACCCTGCTAACAACCAAACAAAGTTATTTACACCCAACATCCCAGTTTATGTGAATGTAACTAAAGTTTACCAACCTGCTGCTAATACTGAAGTGCAGCAGTCTATCCTGGCATTAGCTAAATATCGCCAAACTCAGTTAGCAGAAGCCAAATTACAACAAGGCGATCGCGCTGGGGCGGCGACAATGTTGCAAACTGCGGCGAAAACTGCTTTGCAAATGGGAGATACAGGTGCAGCCACAGTATTGCAAACTTCCGCCACTCGCTTGCAAGCTGGTGAAGAGTTATCCGAAAGCGATCGCAAGAAAACTAGAATTGTCTCAAAAACAGTTTTGCAGGATACTCCTCGCCAATGA